One region of Eupeodes corollae chromosome 1, idEupCoro1.1, whole genome shotgun sequence genomic DNA includes:
- the LOC129953772 gene encoding uncharacterized protein LOC129953772, translated as MFENGVLRVHSRLGDCNEEDISAFPIILPKRSHITKLIVLHVHKQMLHSGTGTTCAELRRKFWIVRGRQLVKSVIQKCEVCKRLLASPGSEPIAPLPRERMLTSKPFEMTGIDYAGPLYIKNPTDNGSPSKTYILLLTCGAIRAVHLELVTDLTTECCVLALRRFFARRGKPRIIYSDNAKTFKCASKELKVLNDIVGSELVQGFANNEGIRWKFIAERAAWWGGFWERLVRSVKVVLKLTIGRAVLNFEELRTLLVEVESVINARPLTYISDDPKDISPLTPSHFLTGFHFSLDTLDMPRFDEGKTSHNLRVKWDARLKTLRAFWKRWKLEYLQQLRSLHQYKIGGSTKIQTNDVVILHDSSVSKLFWKLAVVEEVYPGRDGKIRACIIRLADVTRLRRPVQLLYNLEIV; from the coding sequence ATGTTTGAAAATGGTGTACTTCGAGTTCATAGTCGACTTGGAGACTGTAACGAAGAAGATATTTCAGCTTTTCCAATTATCTTACCAAAAAGGTCTCATATCACTAAGCTTATTGTGTTGCATGTTCATAAACAAATGTTGCACAGTGGTACAGGTACTACGTGTGCAGAGTTAAGGAGAAAATTTTGGATCGTTAGAGGCAGACAGCTGGTAAAATCAGTTATTCAGAAATGCGAGGTTTGCAAAAGACTTTTAGCTTCACCTGGATCGGAACCGATAGCTCCTCTTCCAAGAGAACGGATGCTGACCTCAAAACCATTCGAGATGACGGGTATAGATTACGCTGGCCCCTTGTATATAAAAAATCCTACTGACAATGGTTCACCATCGAAAACGTACATTTTGCTGTTGACTTGTGGTGCCATCAGAGCTGTGCACTTGGAGCTGGTGACGGACTTAACTACAGAATGCTGTGTGCTGGCTCTAAGACGTTTTTTTGCTAGGAGAGGCAAACCTAGAATAATTTACTCCGACAACGCCAAGACCTTTAAGTGCGCGTCAAAGGAATTAAAGGTTTTGAACGATATAGTAGGATCCGAATTGGTACAAGGTTTTGCGAATAACGAAGGCATCCGATGGAAGTTCATAGCTGAAAGAGCAGCCTGGTGGGGAGGTTTCTGGGAACGCCTTGTTCGTAGCGTAAAGGTAGTGCTGAAGCTAACCATTGGACGAGCAGTGCTTAACTTTGAAGAGCTTCGAACACTTCTTGTCGAAGTTGAAAGCGTTATTAATGCCAGACCTTTAACTTATATTTCTGATGATCCTAAGGACATTAGTCCTCTTACACCTTCTCATTTTTTAACTGGTTTTCATTTTTCCTTAGATACCTTAGATATGCCACGTTTCGATGAGGGCAAAACCAGTCATAATCTTCGAGTTAAATGGGACGCTAGACTAAAAACGTTGAGAGCTTTTTGGAAACGTTGGAAGCTTGAATATCTTCAACAACTTCGATCACTTCACCAATATAAGATTGGAGGTTCCACGAAGATTCAAACAAATGATGTCGTCATTTTACACGATTCATCCGTATCGAAGCTGTTTTGGAAACTAGCAGTAGTAGAAGAGGTGTATCCTGGTCGCGATGGAAAAATTCGTGCTTGTATTATCAGATTAGCCGATGTAACAAGGCTACGACGTCCAGTGCAATTATTATATAATCTTGAAATTGTATAa